A window from Gammaproteobacteria bacterium encodes these proteins:
- a CDS encoding RNA-binding protein has protein sequence MSKIYAGNLPFSVDEDKLREMFTPFGAVEDVTVIRDRDTGRSRGFGFVQMPDGDAQSAIEGLNGQDVDGRTLRISEARPREQRPRQQRW, from the coding sequence ATGAGCAAGATTTACGCAGGCAACCTGCCCTTTTCAGTTGATGAAGATAAATTGCGTGAAATGTTCACGCCCTTCGGAGCGGTCGAAGATGTGACCGTAATTCGTGATCGCGATACGGGTCGTTCCCGTGGTTTCGGTTTCGTCCAGATGCCCGATGGCGATGCCCAAAGCGCGATTGAAGGCCTCAACGGGCAGGATGTGGATGGCCGCACTCTGAGAATCAGCGAGGCTCGTCCTCGCGAACAGCGGCCGCGCCAGCAGCGCTGGTAA
- a CDS encoding phosphodiesterase, whose translation MMPSVPDSEPAVLPAGMLRPDYDGAGLVNLMATIAAARGANESIYPPLKLLENEQPERFRNILLIVIDGLGYEFLQQFPQSAIAQHTRGALTSVFPTTTAAAITTFLTGLAPAQHGLTGWHIWLQEIGTLAAVLPFRSRGGHESLTQRGLDPAAVLDPQPLNARLAVDSHVISPARIAFSPFNNAFSRGANIHAYDNLGQFYATIVDVVKADSADKYIYAYWPDLDHVGHQEGIGTAAAMQHFLDIDAGFAGLIEQLENSDTLVLLTADHGVIDTTEQSRVKFEQHRPLTAMLDVPLCGEPRAAYCYVHPGEHTAFENYISAELGDIVTAIPSQRLVDTGLFGPGELHSQLRARVGDFTLLMKEPYIVTDVLPGESPNTLVGVHGGLSAAELYVPLAVVAT comes from the coding sequence ATGATGCCTTCCGTACCCGACTCTGAGCCGGCCGTGCTGCCGGCCGGGATGCTCCGGCCCGATTATGACGGCGCCGGCCTGGTCAATCTCATGGCCACGATTGCCGCTGCGCGCGGCGCAAATGAATCCATATATCCACCGCTCAAACTGCTGGAAAACGAGCAGCCCGAACGGTTTCGCAACATCCTGCTGATTGTCATCGACGGGTTGGGCTACGAGTTCCTGCAGCAGTTCCCGCAAAGCGCCATAGCGCAACATACGCGCGGCGCGCTGACCTCAGTTTTTCCGACAACGACCGCGGCGGCGATAACAACTTTTCTAACCGGGCTGGCGCCCGCACAGCATGGGCTCACCGGCTGGCACATCTGGCTGCAGGAAATCGGCACGCTGGCCGCGGTGCTGCCATTTCGCAGCCGCGGTGGCCACGAATCGCTGACGCAGCGGGGACTCGACCCGGCCGCGGTACTCGATCCGCAACCACTTAACGCCCGGCTCGCGGTCGACAGCCACGTTATCAGTCCGGCGCGTATCGCATTTTCGCCGTTCAATAATGCGTTCAGCCGCGGCGCGAACATCCATGCCTACGACAATCTCGGACAGTTTTACGCAACGATAGTGGATGTGGTCAAAGCCGACAGCGCAGACAAGTACATCTATGCTTACTGGCCGGACCTCGACCATGTCGGCCATCAGGAAGGCATCGGCACCGCCGCGGCGATGCAGCATTTCCTCGACATCGACGCCGGATTCGCTGGACTGATCGAGCAACTCGAAAACAGCGACACGCTGGTGTTGCTCACGGCAGACCATGGCGTTATTGACACTACGGAACAATCACGCGTCAAGTTCGAGCAACATCGGCCGCTGACTGCCATGCTCGACGTTCCGCTGTGCGGCGAGCCGCGCGCGGCATACTGCTACGTACACCCCGGCGAACACACCGCTTTTGAAAACTACATCTCAGCTGAACTGGGTGACATCGTTACTGCAATTCCGAGCCAGCGACTGGTCGATACCGGCCTGTTTGGCCCCGGCGAGCTGCACAGCCAGCTGCGCGCGCGCGTGGGCGACTTTACCCTGCTGATGAAAGAGCCGTACATTGTCACCGACGTGCTGCCGGGCGAATCGCCCAACACGCTGGTCGGCGTACATGGCGGGCTCAGCGCCGCCGAGCTGTATGTCCCGCTTGCCGTTGTTGCAACCTGA